The Gossypium hirsutum isolate 1008001.06 chromosome D03, Gossypium_hirsutum_v2.1, whole genome shotgun sequence genomic interval ACAAGTTCTTGCCACTATGATGAAATAATGGAGTGGACATGGTTGAGAACTGGGACCAATGATACGTCCATGTGTCTATATAAACACCATCCCCTGGCCATCTCTCGACGCTTGGTGATGTTTAGGGTGAAAGAGAGGAACATAACTACAAAAGGTAGTGTTACGAGGGAGCCACACTAGCAATATATACATTTTCCCTATATtcttcacaaatttagaatttagtctatatagtttttagatttcaaaatccAGATCCAATTGTTTGgcgtgacattttgaaataaaaaaacaatactcACTTAGTAGCTAtgtaaaaaaatgacattgtaatgacTTGTATTTTGAATCTGAAAAGTAGaggattaaattcctaaaaataaaaatatagggactagaTTCCaattttatgaaaagtatagggacttataaTTTATTTCTGAAATGAAGCATAGCACTACCCAAAATTTCATCTTTAGTCATTCTCAATGCGAAAAGCTTAAAAGAGCGAGAAACTAAAAAGGCTAATGCAAGGTGTAAAGTAGATGAACATATAAGTCAAAAGAAGCAACAATGGATGGATGATGGGATTTTCCAAGTGTCTTTTGCTGCAGATTTTGGGGGTGGACAATGGAGAGGAAGAGCAATAATGGCATAGCTGATTATAGCAAAAGGTGGTGAAACAATGAAACAAACAAGTGAATGATTTTTATGTTCCAGAACACACTTGTAGGATAAATGTACTAGTCAGGACTGTCCGATCGATGCTCGACATTTTGTTCGTGCTAAGCTCGAGTTAGAATTGACAGGTCTAGATGTTTTTCATGCCATGGATAAACCAGTGGGTGCAACTAGCAATGAGAGGTGAAGAAGGCAACATTTGACATCTAAACATTTTTTAAGTACACAACTGCAATGTCCAAACCATAGTATATTTTAGATAAATCCTAAACTGATATCAGATTCAGTTAAACTCTAAAACCAAAAACATAAGAACATGTTATATGTACATAGTTTCctcttattttgatgttttaggacAGGCAACTATCCTATATGGTATTGGTGTTGTTGGCACTGCCACCATTGTTTGCTGCTGCTAATATATGGTCAGCTTGCCTGTACTCGCCTGGAGGATTGAGGCAAGCCTGGTAGATGGTTGTCTCAATCACGGTAGCCACCACAAGAAACACAGAACGAATATCACTAGGATTATTATGAAAATTGATCAACTTTACAATCTGTCATTATTTTTATTGGCACCTTATCTCATCAACTTCACACTATGCTGCAGCAGAGGGCTAGGGTTCCAAAACCCTGGCTGCTAACTTGTTAacaaaaaatgggcctaagggccagaATCAAATTTGGGCTCAAAATATAAATTAGGCTGCCTTTAAAAAATAGGTTCAGCATAATCAGattttcaaattttggaaaaaaaaaagctgaatctcattttaaattcaaattaaaaagatttaaaaGTTTGGTTTACTttctcaatttgagaaaaattcaatttttttctcttattttaaagttttacttttaaacCTAATTCTAGAACCAAATTAAACTTTTAACTCATTCTAGAATTAGTTTAAAAgtcaattttaaaaagaaaagttcACATAACCCACTAATTCCATAATATCAAGGCCAAATAAGCTCAAAATTGACTGTCCGGACAAATTTAGGTGTCTACAtaaacatatgtatattttcttaGAAAGATGAATGAATTGAGAGAAATTCCTCAATATTTTCGTTGCCTTTGATTAGTAACAATGTATCACCTTAAACCTGTGCATATAATTCATGTATTCATTTGTACCTTGTACGAATAGTGATTTCTCTTTGATGAACAAGAAAGTGAATGATGACGGTGATGATTTAATGAACAAACTGATAGAAATAAAGGGTTGATTGCTTGAAGTGCAAGTAACACATTTTCTTCATTTGTTTGGCTGAAAAGGGAGATAAATAGCAAGAACTTGATGTTGAACCTACATTAATAGCTAAAGGAACTCTTACAGTGTGCTTTTTACCCATTTCCCCAAATGAGTAAGCATTTGGTGTCTCAATTGCTTCAAATACAAGCCTTAGGTGCCTTCAACCTCTTCTTTTGATTCTGAATGACTTTAGAACTACGGTAACATTTACGCCAAAAGGCAACTACCCCGTTTCCTCTTATTTTGGATAAACCCTAAACCAACACCAGATTCAAATAcactctaaaatctataaaataaaaacaagtacATAGTTTCCTCATCTCTTCATATTTCTGGATAGGTGGCTACCCTGTTTCCTCTCATTGAGACCACCCGGTTTTTAACCCTTTCATGTTTAACAAGCGCTATCATAGGAATTACATACGTCGCTGCTGCGGACACATAAAGCAAGTTCTTGTATGAAGTACTGGCAGCTGTGAAAATCGAAGAGTTTGGCTGTGATGGAAAGATACTAACTAGCGAAGTATAATATGAAAGAAGGAGAAAACATGTACATACGTAAAGGATCACGGAATATGGAAGGCCTATTATAACAACCAGAATCGTCCAAACTGATAAATAGAAAGCCAAACTATTGAGAGTGAAGAAATAGAATAGATTAAAAGGTTTCATGATTATCTATCCTGCATAATGTGGCCTTGGATCTTGGCCCAAGCTGGTATTGGTGTTGTTGGCACTGCTACTACCATTATTTGTTGTTGCTGGTTTGTAGTTATCTTGCCAGTAACCCCCTGGAGGGTTGAGGCCGGCCTGATAGGTGGCTGTCACAATCAGGATAGCCACCACAAGAACCATAGCACGAATATCACTGCGATTATTACGAGAATAAATTCCCAAATATTTGTCTCGTATATCAATCAGAGTTAACTTCCTGCTCAAGTAATCTCTGAGAGTTATGTTTGAGGTAAGATTGGATGCCCTTTTTGCTCTAGCACGACTTAGAATCTTACCGATCTCTAAGCTCTGCATTGTTCCTTGAAGGTGAAATGTGTCCATAGCTGTCATACCATTGGAGTTCTTGACATTCACATTGACATGCTTAACCAACAACTTCACAACCTACATCATCATAGACAAAGTTTAAGTTAATTAACTATAATTGTGTAGCAAATAATGTGAATGAGCATATTTAAAGCTTGCCTGAGGCTGAATAGTAGATACAGCAATATGCAAGGCTGTGTTACCGTCTTCATCTTTCCAGGTTAGAATATCTTCTTTGTTAACTCGATTTAACCATCCCAGAAGGACTTTGAGAGCACTAATTGAACCATTTTTCACGGCTATGTGCACTGCGGTCTCAAACTTAACTGTGGTGTCTTCAATAGATGATGGACAAGCAAATAAAAACTCAGCTAAAAGTTCAGCATCATCGATCTCAGCTAAATAGTGTAACGGTGTCATCATCCCCTTTGCTTTGACACGAATCAGATTACTATTGATCGTGATTAGTCCTCTAACCATATGACTGCAGTTATGCTGCAGAGCAAGATGGAGAGGACTAAGTCCCATAAGGTTTAGCTTCGAAGAAAGTGATGGTTTCAAATTTGCAACTTCCATTTCAAAATGGGGTTTACCTGACCTGGCAGCCTGATGCAAGGGTGTATCGGTAATCGGTAGCTGATCAACACGATCCAGGACATATGGATCCTCGGCAAACCTTCTATACAATGCATCAATGTCTCCATTTTGTGCCACAGTTCGCAACTGATCATCCATAATGCTGTGTTTTTTGGGGGGGTGAACTTTGACAACAATGAATTTGCTGAGATTATTTGCAGTGTTGTCTTATAAAGAGGAGGTTGCTTGTAGGCTAATGCATGCAATGTCAACAGAATTTGAACAAAAgtattattggaacccacccacattgtttgaaaagtcaaaaaaggtgggcaccgaaagtagaaagtaagattggttggcaagttgggttaaaagttggcatgggataattgcaattttggtccctaagtgtatagggacattgcaagttgatccttaaacctcaactataaataggcctaaccatttcttactttcttcatcccacatttgccattctctacttaaggcattgttctctctccctatttgtaaaagtttcacttgtattttggagtgaaatatatttggtagtgcccgaggaagtaggcaagatttgccgaacctcgttaaaattctggtgttctttactatttattgttcatattttgtgaatgtgattgtagtgatttattgtgctattaaattacgatagagggatattctggctaggaaagacttggtacttaagtgatcctcgtgatccacctctctttcctaggaattgaacttagtgtgatttttcagtacaatatttttactctttcacacgcttccgcgcaacaattggtaccagagccagattcgtacttggggaatacgaccgtttacgatACTATTCACGTATATAGTACTATTCAtgtatacggtactattcacgtatacggtactgttcacgtatacagtagttgggattgaggagaaaaatggcagcagcatcgtcatcagcaaggactactgtgacaaatgcaaaatttgaagtagagaaatttgacggtaccaataattttggtatgtggcaatgtgagatcctggatgtcttatgtcagcaagagctagatatagcccttgaagaaaaacctgacaagatggatgacaaggagtgggccaagatcaatagacaggcgtgtggtacaatccgcctatgtttggccaaagagcaaaagtactctgtcatgagggagacatcagcgaagaagttatgggatacactggaagaaaagtttctaacgaaaagtcttgaaaataggctttatatgaaaaagaaactttatcgattcacgtatgcacctggtatgtcgatgaatgaccatgtgaactcattcaataaaattttagcagacttgctaaatttggatgagaaatttgaagatgaagacaaggcattattgttgttgaattcccttcctgatgaatatgatcatcttaccaccacattgcttcatgggaagaacacgatcacatttgatgcagtctgtagtgcatTGTATAGATCTgggactcgaaagaaagataaaagagatcacagagatacaaccacagaagtcttaacagtaagaggtcgttcacacagcagcaaatctggtagaaggggaaagtccaaagggagacccgccaaagatgattgtgccttttgccgtgaaaaagggcattggaaaaagaattgtcctaagctacaaaagggcaaggctatttctaatgcatgtgtagcggagcatgatgaggagtcagactttagcttggttggcatggcaatggcatgtcaaacggatgagtggattttggattcaggatgtacttaccatatgtgtcctaataaggactggttttctagtcttaaagagctagaaggtggaattgttcttatgggcaatgatagtgcttgtaagacaatgggagtgggtacagtccaattgaagaatcacgacggctcaatccaagtcttgacagatgttcgctacgtacctagcctgaagaaaaatctcatctcattaggtgccctagaatctaaagggttcacaatcactttgagagatggattactaaaagtagtagctgggcaactgacggtgatgaaaggcacaagaagaaataacttgtattttttaaatggaagtacagttattggattaacatcaacagtttctacaaaagatgtagattcagaggctaccagattatggcatatgcaattgggacatgctggtgaaaaagctttgcagacattggtgaagcaaggcttattgaaaggtgcaaattcttgcaaaatggaattctgtgaacattgtgttctgggcaagcagaagagggtaaaatttggtccagcaattcacaatacgaaaggaattctagactacgttcacagtgatgtgtggggacctaccaaagtagcttctttgggaggtatgcactattttgttacttttgttgatgattattcaagaaaagtatgggtgtatctaatgaaaagaaaaagtgaagttttggatgcatttctgaaatggaagaagatggtggagactcagactggtcgaaaggtcaaacgacttcgatcagataatggtactgagtacaaaaatgatctatttctacaagtatgccaagatgagggcattgtgcgacacttcactgttcgggatacaccacagcaaaatggggtggcagaacgaatgaatcgaactatactggagaaagttcgatgtatgttgtccaatgctggattgggcaaagaattttgggctgaggcagttacatatgcgtgccatctaattaaccgtttgccatcagctgcaataaatggaaaaactcctatggagatgtggactggtaaatctgctactgattatgattctttgcatgtatttggttccactgcatattatcatgtaaaagaatctaagttagacccaagagcaaagaaagcattattcttgggtataactgatggagtaaaaggatatcgtctctggtgtcctgatacaaggaagattgttttcagtagagatgtgacttttgattaatcaaccatgttgaagtacaaggattcacaaaaggatgacaaaaccggtagtactttgcagcaggtggagcttgaaaaggttaacgatgatccagctaatattgaagggacaaatgatgaagaggttcctacccaagaatctctacagcaacaagattcaattgcatatagaaggccaagaagagagattcgtaagcctgctcgctttgatgatatagtggcctatgcacttccaattacagatgatgatgttccttctacttacacagaagtaataagtaaccttgatggtgtaaagtggaagcaagcaatgaatgaagaaatgcagtcacttcataaaaataagacctgggagttggtgacactacccaagggaaagaaggcaattggatgcaaatgggtatatgcaaagaaggaaggatttcctgataaaaatgaaattcgatacaaggctagattagtagcaaagggttacgctcagaaagaaggaatagactacaatgaagtgttttctccagttgtgaagcattcgtctattcggattttgctagccttggttgcgcaatatgatcttgaactagttcagcttaatgtgaagaccgcgtttttacacggtgatttggaagaggaaatctatatgactcagccagatggattcaaggttgctggaaaagaaaattgggtttgcaaactgacaaagtcgctttatggattgaagcaatctccgaggcagtggtacaagcgatttgatcagttcatgaaagggcaaaggtacacaagaagtaaatttgatcattgcgtgtattttcagaagctacaagaaggaactttcatatacttgctcttatatgttgatgatatgctaatagcatctaaaagcaaagttgagattgaaagattgaagactcaactcaatctcgagtttgagatgaaagatctaggagaagctaaaaagattctcggcatggaaatatggagagatagagctcatgatagagttagcttatctcagaagcagtatttgaaaaaggtactacagcagtttggcatgaacgagcagacaaaacctgtaagtaccccgttggcttctcatttcaagctttctgcacaactatctccttcgacgaatacggaacgagaatacatgttgcaagttccgtattctaatgcagtaggtagcttgatgtatgcaatggtgtgtacaagacccgacatttcacaggcagttagtatagtgagcaggtatatgcataatcctggaaaaggacattggcaagctgtgaaatggattctacggtatattcagaagaccgtggatgttggattactgttcaagcaggataatacacttggtaaaggtgttattgggtacgttgattctgactatgccggtgatttggacaagcgaagatcaaccaccggttatgtgtttacacttgctggaggaccaataagttagaagtctacactacagtctacagttgcattgtcaaccacagaagccgagtacatggctgtaacagaggctgtaaaggaggctatttggttacaaggtatggctaaaaccttggggttggttcaggagcatattaacgtgtattgtgatagtcaaagtgctattcatttagcaaagaatcaagtctatcatgcacgtacaaaacatatcggcgtacgattccattttgtgcgggaaattattgaagagggtaaaatttgtcttcagaagatcaagactgcagataatcccgcagatatgatgaccaaggtggtaacaacaaccaagttcgaacattgtttgaacttgattaatatcctgcaagtttaacagttgaagaaggcactatcaagtattgttgtcaaaggcagaaaaaattgtgtgaagataagattatcctaatcaaatcttcaaggtggagattattggaacccacccacattgtttgaaaagtcaaaaagggtgggcaccgaaagtagaaagtaagattggttggcaagttgggttaaaagttggcatgggataattgcaattttggtccctaagtgtatagggacattgcaagttgatccttaaacctcaactataaataggcctaaccatttcttactttcttcatcccacatttgccattctctacttaaggcattgttctctctccctatttgtaaaagtttcacttgtattttggagtgaaatatatttggtagtgcccgaggaagtaggcaagatttgccgaacctcgttaaaattctggtgttctttactatttattgttcatattttgtgaatgtgattgtagtgatttattgtgctattaaattacgatagagggatattctggctaggaaagacttggtacttaagtgatcctcgtgatccacctctctttcctgggaattgaacttagtgtgatttttcagtacaatatttttactctttcacacgcttccgcgcaacaagtatatatatatttatgtgcaAAAGAAGTGAGCACACATTGACATAACAGTCTTAATTTGTTAGTATTATCCTTATATTTGACTAAAATTTTTCCaaggaatattatttttaaaaccctTGAGTGAAACTGAAAAGGATGTTTACTGAGGATTAAAAAAATAGGTTAAGAGTCCACAAGAAATGAACAAACTAGATTAACTTgacaaatttagcccttaatatttataattttttttaaaaaaaattaaaatttatcattttataaatattgaggttaaatttattgaattttttaaaatttgaactaaaatgacaaattttgtaaacattgaaagctaaatttgttgaatttttttatatttagaataaaagtaatagaatatgtaaacattagaggactaaatttgttattaacctgacatgagtttttttattaatttaataggtAAACATTGAggctaattaattttttatcaatttttaaggAACTttaaatctcattttatcattttgCCTAGGGCCCTAAAAATATCAAGAACGGGCTGGCTCAATAATTAACTATGGCTAATTGGTTCGTCAAACTATACATAATTACAGTGGGACTGTTAGAAAGATATCTAAGTAATATTCGAATATACCATTGGAAAACAACGATGAAATATCTTCAAAGAACTAAAATTTACgtacttacatacttacattcgaATATATTACTTGACCAGGAAGTTAACTTTGATTGCTCAACGTGACAAATATTTGGGAATTGGTTCTTATAATAATCCTAGTAATATTCGTGCCATGGTTCTTGTGGTGGCTATGCTAATTGAAGCAATCACTTACCAGGCTGGGTCAGGTTTGGGCCTGGATGCAACAGTAACCCCTAAGCCCAGCCCATGGATGCTGCCAGCTCTCCATTTCCTAGTGGACTCATGATTCTTAACGTAACAGTAACAGTCGTGTTACTTTTGCAATAATATTTTTGATGctgtcaaatatatatacatacattcatttGTAGCTTGTAGGAATGGCGATTTCCCTTAGTTGAACAAGAAAGTGATGATTATTTAATGAACAAGCTCTTACAGATAAAGAGGTCGGTTTCTTGAAGAGCAAGTAATACATTTCTCCATTTGCTTGtttaagaagatagataaatgtCAAGAACTTGAAGCAGAACCTACATAAACAGCTAAAGGAACTCTTACAATGTGTTTCTTACCCTTTAACACCATTTCCCCAAATGTGTAAGCATTTGTTGCCTCAATTGCTTCAAATACGAGCCTTAGGCGCCTCGAACCTCTTCTTTTGATCCTAAACGACTCCGGAACTACGGTAACATTTACGCCTAATGGCTCCTTTATATGTACGGTATATTTTTCCTTATGACTCACATTTTTTACATATCGGATCACCTTTCTTTTTCCAACTAAATTCGAGATCGTTACACTTGCTAGATTCAAATCCGAGCACTTGAACTTATTTTTAGTAGGACAAGCAACTCCTACTGCTTTTTTCACGGACTTGACATCGATACCTGGAACAGCACAAAGGAATTGAACATAGTGTTTGAAAGTGACATTGAATATGAGTCCTGGTTTCATGGCTTGAGAGACATTGATGGAACCTGCCCCAAAATCGAATGGAGTAGCTTGAATAAGTTCGTTTGATGATTCAGCTAGAATAGGGGCACCTGAATGACCAGTTCTATCGGCAGTTGTCATCATTGCGGATGTGATAGCATCAGGACCCCATTTAGGATGTCTTTGCTTGATCAAAGCAGCAATGCCAGCAATGTGTGGGGTAGCCATGCTTGTACCGGATATAAGTGCAAAACTTTGCCCTGCATCAAAAAATAGACTAATCTTCGGGTTAAGTTCGATGGAATCACCCCCAACGTATAAATCGAGAGCCGTTCATAGTTCATACCTTTGACGTATTTATCTCCTTCACTATCAGGACTCCATGCAGCCCAAATAGAGGTTCCAGGGGCCATGACATTTGGTTTAAGTACATCAACAGTTTGCATAAGCGCGTTTTTCACATCAGGACCCCGAGAAGAGTATGATGCCACAACCGGAGCCTGCCCCGTATAAAGTGCTTGCCTTCCATCTAATATCCTTGCTTTTGCAGCAAATGCCACTGCTTGTCCTCTTTTGTCCCTAATAGTATTGGCATTGTAATACTCCCATAAAGCCTAGTAGGATGTGAACAGGAACATAAATACGTATTAACAGTTAAACCCGAAGAAGGTCTACGGTAGAGAAAGTAACGTACCGATGAAGCTTGCATGTCGTTAAGGACAATGGCAGGGATCTGCAGGGTCAGCATAGTTCCTTTCACTACCTCAGGACCAATATTAGGATCCAATGTGATTATAAAACCAGCTGCCCCTATTTCCATCATAGTGTCTGCAACGGTTGCAATGCTCGCAGCTTCGTACTCATATTCGAATGTATACGTGCAAATAATAAGCCTTCTATAGACCAAGGGTCGGATGAACGGTTCAGGATTTTGACAACTATCAACTGTGATGATTGTAGCATTCCTCACACATACATCAGCTGCTGCAGCTATATTGTAATCTATTTCACCATCTGTGGGAGCTGCAAAGTTGAAGATCAACTTGTATGTTAACATCAGAAGATTCAGAACCGTTGAGAAGAATTAGAAATACGGAATTTCAACTATAAATTACGTGAAAGGCCAGTTCCGGTGAAGCTTTGTCCATTTCCGAGCACGATGGTAGTGTTATATTTACGATCGGTAATAGATGCAGCAACACTAGTGATCCAAGGACTAAATGAAATGACTGAACTAGAAGAAGGTCCACCATTTCCAGCAGCTTGAACAACTAAAACACCAGCTTTGGTAGCAAACAAGAGCTGCAGTTCGAGCACATCGAGGAAAGCAGAATCCCCGGAAGGAACACTCGATGGACCGGCCGAGAGACTAAGTATATCAACACCATCTTCAACTGCCTAAACTAATAAGAAAAGATGTTAATCACCTTATAGAGATTGTATGGAAATCATCTTATAAAGCAATATTCTCGAACCTGATCAACTGCGGCCACAACATCTGACATATACCCTCCGAAAGTATAAAGAGCTTTATACACAGCAATCCTAGCTCCTGGAGCCATTCCACTCGCAGCACCATAATCGAAACCATCGACGATCACTCGAATATCATGGTTCCCTGCAGCTATAGATGCTGTATGGCTAGAACATGTATATATTGTGTTTGTCAGCTAGAATTAAAATAACAGTTACAgatataaatttatcattgtatGGGCATAACCTGCCTTCCATGTCCATCTGCATCGTAAGGAGACGACACATCACGAGTAGCGTTAAACTCACCGTTAGCTATTGCTCCATGCGCGAAATATTGAGCACCTATTATCTTTCCATTACATGCTGTTGAAGGGAATAGCTCACCAGTGTCGCATTTCCCTTTAAACTTTGTACTATTTAAAAACCCTGAAGAAGAACTTGTCATAAAACTAGGATGGTTAGGATTTATCCCAGTATCAATGAAACCTATCACAACCCCTTCACCAGCTCCCTCTACACCACCTAATCTTGGCCATATATGTGCTGGTAATCCGAGAAAATCGGGTGTATGCGTAGTAAGTTTCTCGATTTTGACGTCCTCATGGACCGACCGTACCCCGCTCATGTTTCGAAGGATACTAAGAACCTGCAAAAAAGTTCAAGCACCTCGTATACATTTCAAGACAATCAAAAGATCTTATATAATTGTGTACCTCTTTTGAAGTAACATGGATTGCAAAGCCATTAAGCAAATGTGTATAGCTATAAAGTTTTGTATAGGATCCTTTTTGTAAATGAGATTCCAAGAAAATAGTGTGGCTGCTACTGATTTGCTCTTTGTGAACAGTATAATCTTTGTCACTCCTACACAGTGAAAGATAGGGAGgttaatacatacatacatatccaTTGCTTCCTTCCCAATCAAAACCTGACATTCAACACAAAACCAATCCTTTGCACCCATATTTTTTTACTTCTAGTTCATCACAGAACCATAGCATTGAATCATGAGCTgtcacatacatacatgcatacatacagaCAGACCCATTGCTTCCTTCCCAATCAAAACCTGAAACTCAACACAAAACCAATCCTTTGCACCCATATATTTTTACTTCTCCTAGTGCAATGCTAGAATTGAATCATGAACTTTCatatacatacatgcatgcatacatacatgtatttttGTTTGGTTGTGAGAGAGAAAGTAGGCTTATCCTCCATTAAAACCATGTAGACCTTAGCTTCTGCAAATACAAGGTTAATAACAGTACTAAAGCATATAAGAAATGTAGAGAACAATGCCATTAATGTAGTGTTTATGCAGAAATTGTACATTTGTTTTGAGACACAATGAAGAAATATCCCTTGACTATGTCTATAAGGAAAAGATAGATTATTACAAGACATGTATTTTTCATTTCCAAACTACTTTTTGATCATGCATGTGGACATTCACTTTGAAACCCCATGTCTAAACTGCATCTAGAAATCATGTACCTAAAAGTTGAAGAGAATTGGGGAAGAAAATGACAATGGAGGACCAATAAGAAAAGGTTAAGTTAATGGAGGAAGATATATTGGAC includes:
- the LOC107933708 gene encoding ankyrin repeat-containing protein BDA1, with protein sequence MDDQLRTVAQNGDIDALYRRFAEDPYVLDRVDQLPITDTPLHQAARSGKPHFEMEVANLKPSLSSKLNLMGLSPLHLALQHNCSHMVRGLITINSNLIRVKAKGMMTPLHYLAEIDDAELLAEFLFACPSSIEDTTVKFETAVHIAVKNGSISALKVLLGWLNRVNKEDILTWKDEDGNTALHIAVSTIQPQVVKLLVKHVNVNVKNSNGMTAMDTFHLQGTMQSLEIGKILSRARAKRASNLTSNITLRDYLSRKLTLIDIRDKYLGIYSRNNRSDIRAMVLVVAILIVTATYQAGLNPPGGYWQDNYKPATTNNGSSSANNTNTSLGQDPRPHYAG
- the LOC107933718 gene encoding subtilisin-like protease SBT2.5 — translated: MYNFCINTTLMALFSTFLICFSTVINLVFAEAKVYMVLMEDKPTFSLTTKQKYMSDKDYTVHKEQISSSHTIFLESHLQKGSYTKLYSYTHLLNGFAIHVTSKEVLSILRNMSGVRSVHEDVKIEKLTTHTPDFLGLPAHIWPRLGGVEGAGEGVVIGFIDTGINPNHPSFMTSSSSGFLNSTKFKGKCDTGELFPSTACNGKIIGAQYFAHGAIANGEFNATRDVSSPYDADGHGSHTASIAAGNHDIRVIVDGFDYGAASGMAPGARIAVYKALYTFGGYMSDVVAAVDQAVEDGVDILSLSAGPSSVPSGDSAFLDVLELQLLFATKAGVLVVQAAGNGGPSSSSVISFSPWITSVAASITDRKYNTTIVLGNGQSFTGTGLSPPTDGEIDYNIAAAADVCVRNATIITVDSCQNPEPFIRPLVYRRLIICTYTFEYEYEAASIATVADTMMEIGAAGFIITLDPNIGPEVVKGTMLTLQIPAIVLNDMQASSALWEYYNANTIRDKRGQAVAFAAKARILDGRQALYTGQAPVVASYSSRGPDVKNALMQTVDVLKPNVMAPGTSIWAAWSPDSEGDKYVKGQSFALISGTSMATPHIAGIAALIKQRHPKWGPDAITSAMMTTADRTGHSGAPILAESSNELIQATPFDFGAGSINVSQAMKPGLIFNVTFKHYVQFLCAVPGIDVKSVKKAVGVACPTKNKFKCSDLNLASVTISNLVGKRKVIRYVKNVSHKEKYTVHIKEPLGVNVTVVPESFRIKRRGSRRLRLVFEAIEATNAYTFGEMVLKGKKHIVRVPLAVYVGSASSS